A single region of the Halonatronomonas betaini genome encodes:
- a CDS encoding ABC transporter permease, producing MKTYIIRRILYAIPLLLAISLFSFMIMQLSPGDYLDQLRMNPDISRQVLNTMERDFGLDRSVPEQYALWLGQVLRGNLGRSFTYRVPVTQVIGSRIMNTLILSFAAMVLAWGVSIPVGIYSATRKYTIGDNIFTSLAFVGLSIPNFFFALLLLYGIVTFNLNWPIQGMTSITHDMMTPVQQFIDILKHLAVPAVVLGTASMAGLTRQMRGQMIDAMTSDYVRTARSKGLMERVVVYKHALRNAINPMITIFGFQISALLGGAALTEIVTGWPGLGTLMLNAVRSKDLYLAMAGLMMGSVLLILGNLIADVLLAMSDPRIRYN from the coding sequence ATGAAAACGTATATAATAAGAAGAATACTATATGCTATCCCACTACTTTTAGCAATTTCATTATTTTCATTTATGATAATGCAATTATCACCAGGTGATTATCTTGATCAATTGAGAATGAATCCAGATATATCTAGACAGGTGCTTAATACAATGGAAAGAGACTTTGGACTGGATAGATCAGTACCTGAACAGTATGCACTCTGGTTAGGACAGGTGCTTAGAGGAAATTTAGGTCGCTCTTTTACTTATCGAGTTCCTGTTACCCAGGTTATTGGGAGTAGAATAATGAATACACTTATTTTATCTTTTGCAGCTATGGTCCTGGCCTGGGGTGTTTCAATCCCGGTAGGAATCTATTCTGCAACAAGAAAATATACAATAGGTGATAATATATTTACCAGTCTGGCCTTTGTTGGCTTATCCATTCCAAATTTCTTTTTTGCCTTACTTTTATTATATGGAATAGTTACTTTCAACTTGAATTGGCCGATTCAGGGCATGACTAGCATTACTCATGATATGATGACCCCGGTGCAGCAATTTATTGATATTTTAAAACACTTAGCTGTTCCGGCAGTGGTCTTAGGTACAGCTTCAATGGCTGGACTAACCAGACAGATGCGAGGGCAGATGATTGATGCTATGACTTCAGATTATGTAAGAACAGCCAGATCTAAAGGATTAATGGAGAGGGTAGTAGTTTATAAACATGCTTTAAGAAATGCTATTAATCCAATGATTACGATCTTTGGTTTTCAAATTAGTGCATTGCTTGGAGGAGCAGCCTTAACTGAAATAGTAACTGGCTGGCCAGGTTTAGGTACCTTAATGCTAAATGCGGTTAGATCAAAAGATCTTTATCTTGCTATGGCAGGTTTAATGATGGGTAGTGTATTATTAATATTAGGAAATCTTATTGCTGATGTTCTTTTAGCAATGAGTGATCCAAGAATAAGGTATAATTAA
- a CDS encoding ABC transporter substrate-binding protein — MKKLTILVLLFAFVLSASVVTMAEEVELKDPWVSEKPQGEHGGTIMQAVLGDPRTFNTVIANETSSTDVTDGPIFEGLVTRHGVTTEFIPRLAHDWEISEDGTVYTFYLREGVQWHDGEPFTADDVIFTMDVISDEDIPTSTRSVLRVAGEFPEYRKIDDYTVEFELPEPFAPFMNSIGTYIIPEHKLRDAYEAGEFTEAWGVDTDPSEIVGTGPFMLTDFVPGERIVKDANPYYWRLDPEGERLPYLDRWVKVIVESTEVQDLLFQNGEVHFNSIQGRNYGRFEQLKERGDFELIDAGPTFSTNFLVFNLNPNNPNLEDRPEKKEWFDILEFRRAVAHAFDKDTMINQAQAGFGTPQWSPVSTPNQQFLNEDVRTYPYDLDRSRELLEEAGFEWDNNGNLVDWEGREVEFNIATNAGNDERETIMNIIADDLRELGMQINTAPVEFNALVNQLQSEFDFDTILIGLTGGVEPHSGANVWTSDGPLHMWHPMQEEPHRDWEARIDELFELGAQAVEIEDRIEYYNEFQEIIADQVPLIYTTAPNAIYGVRNNLENHNISAYGGVTWNLYEQYLAY, encoded by the coding sequence ATGAAAAAACTTACCATATTAGTCTTATTATTTGCTTTTGTTTTATCAGCATCTGTTGTAACGATGGCCGAAGAAGTAGAACTTAAAGATCCCTGGGTTTCAGAAAAACCTCAGGGTGAGCATGGAGGAACTATAATGCAGGCAGTATTAGGAGATCCAAGAACTTTTAATACTGTAATAGCTAATGAAACATCGTCAACCGATGTTACTGATGGTCCTATATTTGAGGGCTTAGTGACCAGGCATGGTGTAACCACCGAATTTATTCCTAGGCTAGCACATGACTGGGAAATTAGCGAAGATGGAACAGTTTACACTTTCTATTTAAGAGAAGGAGTTCAATGGCATGATGGTGAACCCTTTACTGCTGACGACGTTATCTTCACAATGGATGTAATTAGCGATGAAGATATTCCAACAAGTACTAGAAGTGTCCTAAGAGTAGCTGGAGAATTTCCTGAGTATAGGAAGATTGATGACTATACAGTAGAATTTGAGCTTCCAGAGCCTTTTGCTCCATTTATGAATTCTATTGGAACTTATATTATTCCGGAGCACAAACTCAGAGATGCTTATGAGGCAGGAGAATTTACAGAAGCCTGGGGTGTTGATACTGACCCAAGTGAAATAGTTGGTACAGGTCCATTTATGTTAACAGATTTTGTTCCAGGTGAAAGAATAGTTAAGGATGCTAATCCTTATTACTGGCGTTTAGATCCTGAAGGAGAAAGACTTCCTTATTTAGATAGATGGGTTAAAGTTATTGTAGAAAGTACTGAAGTTCAGGATTTATTATTCCAGAATGGCGAGGTTCACTTTAACTCCATACAGGGTAGAAACTATGGCCGTTTTGAACAGTTAAAAGAAAGAGGAGATTTTGAACTAATAGATGCTGGTCCAACCTTTAGTACAAATTTCTTGGTTTTTAATCTTAATCCTAATAATCCTAACTTAGAAGATAGGCCAGAGAAAAAGGAATGGTTTGACATTCTTGAATTTAGAAGAGCTGTTGCCCATGCCTTTGATAAAGATACAATGATAAATCAGGCCCAGGCTGGCTTTGGAACTCCTCAGTGGAGTCCGGTTAGTACCCCTAATCAGCAGTTCTTAAACGAAGATGTTAGAACCTATCCTTATGATCTAGATCGCTCAAGAGAGCTTCTTGAAGAAGCAGGATTTGAATGGGATAATAATGGTAATTTAGTTGACTGGGAAGGCAGAGAAGTTGAGTTTAATATTGCTACCAATGCAGGTAATGATGAGAGAGAGACAATAATGAATATAATTGCTGATGACCTGAGAGAATTAGGTATGCAGATTAACACAGCTCCAGTTGAATTTAATGCATTAGTCAACCAGCTTCAGAGCGAGTTTGATTTTGATACAATCTTAATCGGTCTGACTGGTGGAGTAGAACCACATAGTGGCGCTAATGTTTGGACATCTGATGGTCCTCTTCATATGTGGCATCCAATGCAGGAAGAGCCTCACAGAGATTGGGAAGCTAGAATAGATGAACTCTTTGAATTAGGGGCTCAGGCTGTTGAAATTGAAGATAGAATTGAGTATTATAATGAGTTCCAGGAAATCATAGCTGATCAGGTGCCATTAATTTATACAACAGCACCTAATGCTATTTATGGAGTTAGAAACAATTTAGAGAATCATAATATCAGTGCTTATGGTGGGGTAACCTGGAATCTATATGAACAGTATCTTGCATACTAG
- the dctP gene encoding TRAP transporter substrate-binding protein DctP, with product MKRKIVFSLVFILTITFIGAASTNILSLNINQEETIWRFSYTDKAGSYMDQYAHKFKNKIEAETKGKVKVELYPASILGTGEDMIEQAQNNVVHFNLVSDKNIASYIPESQIFQLEYLFPDDINKLTDLINSEKFSNLIEESFIEKNIFPLGYFASGWELISANDYINHPDKLKNYNLRVAPNKFNIRNYEEYGANVTAIDSVEAYSGLYFGVFNGQVANLSTIKEMGFYNTQEYLIETKSNPDINILITNPTFYNSLTDDLKDILNNVILEMKDFSKKLQQKHYDDNLRNIKHAKENIKILSLTKEERQLFKRDAQKIWSYYEEIPGDNASELLNYLININ from the coding sequence ATGAAGAGAAAAATTGTGTTTTCATTAGTGTTTATTTTAACAATCACGTTTATAGGTGCTGCATCAACTAATATTCTTTCATTAAACATTAATCAAGAAGAGACTATCTGGAGATTCAGTTATACAGATAAAGCAGGTAGTTATATGGATCAATATGCTCATAAGTTTAAAAATAAGATTGAAGCTGAAACTAAGGGGAAAGTTAAGGTGGAACTATATCCAGCCAGTATTTTAGGAACAGGGGAAGATATGATAGAACAGGCCCAAAATAATGTAGTACATTTTAATTTAGTTTCAGATAAGAATATAGCTAGTTATATACCTGAAAGCCAAATTTTCCAGCTGGAATATCTATTTCCAGATGATATTAATAAGTTAACTGATTTAATCAATAGTGAGAAATTCTCTAATCTTATAGAAGAATCTTTTATTGAGAAAAATATCTTTCCATTAGGATATTTTGCTTCCGGTTGGGAACTTATCTCTGCAAATGACTATATCAATCATCCAGATAAATTAAAGAACTATAATCTTAGGGTAGCGCCAAATAAGTTTAATATAAGAAATTATGAAGAATATGGAGCAAATGTTACAGCTATAGATTCTGTTGAAGCCTACAGTGGCCTTTATTTTGGGGTTTTTAATGGGCAGGTAGCTAACCTGTCAACTATTAAAGAAATGGGATTTTATAATACACAAGAATATTTAATTGAGACAAAATCAAATCCTGATATTAATATTTTGATTACAAATCCAACTTTTTATAATTCATTGACAGATGATTTAAAAGATATATTGAATAATGTTATCTTAGAAATGAAAGATTTCTCAAAGAAATTACAGCAAAAACATTATGATGATAATTTAAGAAATATTAAGCATGCTAAAGAAAACATAAAAATTCTTAGTTTAACTAAAGAAGAAAGACAGTTATTTAAAAGAGATGCTCAAAAGATTTGGAGTTATTATGAAGAAATTCCAGGTGATAATGCCTCAGAGCTACTAAATTATTTAATAAATATAAATTAA